The following coding sequences lie in one Mycobacterium sp. Z3061 genomic window:
- a CDS encoding DUF1622 domain-containing protein yields the protein MNLLQIVDHVGSAIDVAGVSVIVVGCLIACSLFLLHVARDAAQAYRDLRNNLGRAILIGLEFLVAGDIVKTIVVTPNTQHVAALAGVVAIRTFLSLSLTVEMTGKWPWREADSKAAAA from the coding sequence ATGAATCTGCTGCAGATCGTGGACCACGTCGGCTCGGCCATCGATGTCGCAGGTGTTTCGGTGATCGTGGTCGGCTGCCTCATCGCCTGTTCGCTGTTCCTCCTGCATGTGGCGCGCGACGCAGCCCAGGCCTATCGCGACCTGCGCAACAACCTGGGACGCGCGATTCTGATCGGACTGGAATTCCTGGTGGCCGGCGACATCGTCAAGACGATCGTCGTCACGCCCAACACGCAGCACGTCGCCGCACTGGCCGGGGTGGTGGCCATCCGGACCTTCCTCAGCCTCTCGCTGACCGTGGAGATGACCGGGAAATGGCCGTGGCGGGAAGCCGATTCGAAGGCGGCGGCCGCGTGA
- the lipA gene encoding lipoyl synthase: MTVAPQGRKLLRLEVRNAQTPIERKPPWIKTRARMGPEYTELKSLVRREGLHTVCEEAGCPNIFECWEDREATFLIGGDQCTRRCDFCQIDTGKPAELDRDEPRRVAESVQTMGLRYATVTGVARDDLPDGGAWLYAETVRAIKELNPSTGVELLVPDFNGEPDRLDEVFESRPEVLAHNVETVPRIFKRIRPAFTYRRSLDVLTAAREFGLVTKSNLILGLGETPEEVRTALADLHAAGCDIVTITQYLRPTARHHPVERWVTPDEFVEFAGFAEGLGFAGVLAGPLVRSSYRAGRLYEQARTARTSAPG, encoded by the coding sequence GTGACTGTCGCTCCTCAGGGTCGGAAACTGCTGCGCCTCGAGGTGCGCAACGCCCAGACTCCGATCGAGCGCAAGCCACCCTGGATCAAGACGCGGGCCCGGATGGGACCGGAGTACACCGAACTCAAGAGTCTGGTCCGGCGCGAGGGTTTGCACACCGTCTGCGAAGAAGCCGGCTGCCCCAATATCTTCGAATGCTGGGAGGACCGGGAGGCCACCTTCCTGATCGGGGGCGACCAGTGCACCCGGCGCTGCGATTTCTGCCAGATCGACACCGGCAAGCCCGCCGAGCTCGACCGCGACGAGCCGCGCCGGGTGGCCGAGAGCGTGCAGACGATGGGCCTGCGCTACGCCACGGTGACCGGCGTCGCCCGCGATGACCTGCCCGACGGCGGCGCCTGGCTGTACGCCGAGACGGTGCGGGCCATCAAGGAACTCAACCCGTCCACCGGCGTCGAGCTGTTGGTTCCGGACTTCAACGGCGAGCCCGACCGACTCGACGAGGTCTTCGAGTCCCGTCCGGAAGTGTTGGCGCACAACGTCGAAACGGTGCCGCGCATCTTCAAGCGGATCCGCCCGGCGTTCACCTACCGGCGCAGCCTCGATGTGCTCACCGCGGCGCGCGAATTCGGCCTGGTCACCAAGAGCAACCTCATCCTCGGTCTGGGTGAGACGCCCGAGGAAGTGCGCACCGCGCTGGCCGACCTGCACGCCGCCGGCTGCGACATCGTCACCATCACCCAGTACCTGCGGCCGACAGCGCGTCATCATCCGGTCGAACGGTGGGTGACCCCGGATGAGTTCGTCGAGTTCGCCGGGTTCGCCGAAGGGTTGGGCTTCGCCGGGGTGCTGGCCGGGCCGCTGGTTCGCTCTTCCTACCGGGCCGGTCGGCTCTATGAGCAGGCCCGCACGGCGCGAACCTCGGCGCCCGGATAA
- a CDS encoding DUF4191 domain-containing protein, with protein sequence MAKSRTAAENKAAKAEAAAARKAASKQRRAQLWQAFNMQRKQDKRLLPYMIGAFVLIVAVSVAVGVWAGGLTMIMMIPIGLLLGALVAFIIFGRRAQRSVFQQAEGQTGAAAWVLDNLRGKWRVTPGVAATGHFDAVHRVIGRPGVILVGEGSATRVKPLLAQEKKRTARVVGEVPIYDIIVGNGEGEVALAKLERHLNRLPANITVKQMDTLESRLAALGSRAGAAMMPKGPLPNSGKMRGVQRTVRRR encoded by the coding sequence ATGGCGAAATCCCGAACTGCTGCGGAAAACAAGGCCGCCAAGGCCGAGGCGGCGGCCGCCCGCAAGGCTGCTTCCAAACAACGCCGCGCTCAGCTGTGGCAGGCGTTCAACATGCAGCGCAAGCAGGACAAGCGCTTGCTGCCGTACATGATCGGCGCGTTCGTGCTGATCGTGGCGGTCAGTGTGGCGGTCGGGGTGTGGGCCGGCGGGCTGACCATGATCATGATGATCCCGATCGGTCTGCTGCTGGGCGCGCTGGTGGCGTTCATCATTTTCGGCCGCCGGGCCCAGCGCAGCGTCTTCCAGCAGGCCGAGGGCCAGACCGGAGCCGCCGCGTGGGTGCTGGACAATCTGCGGGGCAAGTGGCGGGTGACCCCCGGGGTGGCCGCGACCGGACACTTCGATGCGGTGCACCGGGTGATCGGCCGGCCCGGCGTCATCCTGGTCGGCGAGGGTTCGGCGACCCGCGTCAAACCGCTGCTCGCCCAGGAGAAGAAGCGCACGGCGCGAGTGGTCGGTGAGGTGCCGATCTACGACATCATCGTCGGCAATGGCGAGGGCGAGGTCGCGCTGGCCAAGCTGGAGCGCCATTTGAATCGCCTGCCGGCCAATATCACTGTCAAGCAGATGGACACGTTGGAATCGCGGCTGGCCGCCCTCGGTTCGCGAGCCGGGGCCGCGATGATGCCCAAAGGCCCGCTACCCAATTCCGGCAAGATGCGCGGTGTCCAGCGGACCGTACGCCGCCGTTAA
- the lipB gene encoding lipoyl(octanoyl) transferase LipB, with amino-acid sequence MTGSIRSSPASIDVRQLGTLDYQDAWQLQRELADARVAGGSDTLLLLEHPAVFTAGRRTEPHERPLDGTPVVDTDRGGKITWHGPGQLVGYPVIRLAEPLDVVNYVRRLEEALIKVCGDLGLETARVDGRSGVWVPGRPARKVAAIGVRVARSTTLHGFALNCDCDLASFSAIVPCGITDAGVTSLSAELGRRVAVDDVRAAVADAVCDALDGLLPVRDHLAGRVASNT; translated from the coding sequence GTGACGGGTTCAATCCGGTCCAGCCCCGCATCGATCGACGTACGGCAGCTCGGCACCCTCGACTACCAGGACGCCTGGCAGCTGCAGCGTGAGCTGGCCGACGCCCGGGTCGCGGGCGGATCCGACACCCTGCTGCTGCTCGAGCATCCCGCCGTCTTCACCGCCGGCCGCCGCACCGAACCGCACGAACGGCCGCTGGACGGGACTCCCGTCGTCGACACCGATCGCGGCGGCAAGATCACCTGGCACGGCCCCGGGCAGCTGGTGGGTTATCCCGTCATCCGGCTGGCCGAGCCCCTCGACGTCGTCAACTACGTGCGGCGGCTCGAGGAGGCACTGATCAAAGTGTGTGGCGATCTGGGCCTGGAAACTGCGCGGGTGGACGGACGCTCCGGGGTCTGGGTCCCGGGCCGGCCGGCCCGCAAGGTCGCCGCGATCGGAGTGCGGGTGGCTCGCTCGACGACGTTGCACGGGTTCGCCCTCAACTGCGACTGCGACCTGGCGTCATTCTCGGCGATCGTGCCGTGCGGCATCACCGACGCCGGAGTCACGTCGCTGTCCGCCGAACTCGGCCGGCGTGTCGCGGTGGACGACGTGCGTGCCGCCGTCGCCGATGCCGTGTGCGATGCCCTGGACGGGTTGCTGCCGGTACGGGATCACTTGGCCGGCCGCGTAGCATCGAATACGTGA